TCTTCGAGTACCTTCAGCTCAAGAAAGTACAAACGCCCGACTTGCCGCAAGTCGATACGCTCGCGCGGCTTTTTCAATGGCGTCCCGTCGAATTCGCCACCGTATCGGCCGATGCCCAGCCTCTCGTGGCCCACTTCCACGAATACCTGCTGCGCGGCGGGTTTCCTCAAACAGCGTTGGTCGACAGCATTTCAGGCGCCCAGAAGCTCCTGCGCGAAGACATCGTCGACAAAGTCCTGAAGCGCGACATGACCGCGCTCTTCGGTGTGCGGCAGATTCTGGGCCTCGAGCAAACGTTCTTGTACTTGTGCCTGCACGGCGGAGGACTGCTCGACGTGCAGGCGCTTTGCGCAAACCTGGCACTCAAGCGCCCCACGGTGCTCGGGTTCATCGATCTGCTCGAAGCCACGCACCTCATCCACAAGCTCGCGCCCTTCGGGTACGGCAAGGAAGTCCTGCGCGCCCGCTACAAGATCTACCTGGCCGATCCCGCGATCGCTCCGTCGGTCTTGCTCAAAGGTCAGTCGCTCCTCGAAGACGAAACGGCCTTGGGCTTGGCCGCGGAGACAGCCTTCTTCAAGCACGTATGCACACGCTACTACGCCCGGAGCATCGGTTTTTCCTATTGGCGCGGCAAACGCGACCGCGAGGTCGACCTCATCGCCGAAGTCGAAGGCCGGCTCATCCCGTTCGAGGTCAAGTACCGCAGCATGCAGAGCACCGGAGCCGGCGAACTTCGGGGACTGCGCGACTTCTGCGAAGTACGCAAGATCCCCCGAGGCTACGTCATCACGAAAGACATCCAGGATTTTTCGGTGATGCCGCTGGGCGTGTCGATCCAAACGACAAACGGCGACATCGAAGCGCAAGCGCTGAAGATTCCAGCACTCCTGGCTTGCTACTGGCTCGGTAAGTCCGAGCTCGACATGTGATCGCAGCTCGCCCCTACAACCCCAAATTCCGCTTCATCCGCGCGCTCGGCTCTTCCAAATTCGGCACGAAAGCCGCCCCCGTGATCGCCTCGAACGCCTCGATGTAACGCCTCGACGCCTCCACGCGCACATCGTCCGGGATCGTAGGAATCGCTCCATCACCCGTGAAACCCGCAGCCGCGAGCCACCTCCGCACGTACTCCTTGTCGAACGACTCCGGCTCCTCACCCTTCCCAAATCGTTCGTCGTACGTCCGGGCAAACCAGAACCGCGACGAGTCCGGCGTGTGTATCTCGTCGATCACCACGACCTCCCCCTCCTTCGTCTTTCCAAACTCGTACTTCGTGTCCACCAAGATCAGCCCACGCTCTTTGCATCGAGTTTGTCCGAACGCGAAGAGCGCCATCGCAAGCTCGGCCGCTCGATCGAAGTCACGCGCATCGATGTGCCCCATCGCCAAAATTTCATCGCGCGAAGCCGAAACGTCGTGGCCACCCTTCGGCGCCTTCGTGCTCGGCGTCAGGATCGGCGAAGGTAACCGTTCGTTTTTCCTCAACCCATCGGGCAAACGATGCCCACAAAACACCCGCTCCCCCTTCGCGTAATGCGTCCATATGCTCGTCGACGTCACCCCCGTCACGTACGCACGCACCACCATCTCCACCGGCAGCGGCGTGCACTCTTTCGCTTCCAGCACGTTCGGATCCGGCACCGAAATCACGTGATTCGGCGCGATGTCTTTCGTCGCCTCGAACCAGTGCGCAGCAAGCAGGTTCAGCACCTGCCCTTTCAGCGGAAGCGTCCCGAGCACCCTGTCGAAAGCGCTGATGCGATCGGTCGACACCAAGTACCGACGACCATCGCCCGTCGTGTAATTGTCGCGGACTTTCCCTTCGTATTTCGTCCCCAGAGCACCCAGATCAGTGCTGTTCAGTGTCGTACGAAGTGCGGCTCGGACCTGTTCGATGTCCACCATGAGGCGCGACGTTAGCGCAACTTTTGCGCGCGGCACCTACTGCATTTAGTTCAGGCGGCCGGGGTGCTAAAGGCGGCGCATGAGCACTCGGAAGAAGATCGCACTCATTGGAGCAGGCAACATCGGTGGCGAACTTGCGGCACTCTGCGCACGCAAGGAGCTTGGTGACATCGTCCTCTTCGACATCCCCGCCAAGACCGACTTCGCCAAAGGCAAAGCGCTCGACCTCGAGCAAAACAGCAGCGTCATCGGCTACGACGCGAACATCAAAGGCACGAGCGACTGGGCCGACTGCAAAGGCGCCGACGTCGTCATCGTCACCGCCGGCATCCCGCGCAAGCCCGGCCAGAGCCGCGATGACCTCGTCGCGACAAACCTTCCCATCATCCGCAGCGTCGCTGCCGGCGTGAAGGCAAACTGCCCCGACGCCTTCATCATCGTCATCTCGAACCCGCTCGACGCCATGGTCTACGAGCTCAAGCGCGCGACGGGCCTGCCCCGCGAGCGTGTCGTTGGCATGGCCGGCGTGCTCGACAGCGCCCGCTTCCAGCTCTTCCTCGCGCGTGAAGCCAACGTCAGCATCAAGGACGTCCGCGCGATGGTCCTCGGCGGACACGGCGACGACATGGTCCCCGTCCTTTCCGCGACCACGATCAACGGCGTTGCCGTGACCGAGTTCCTTGCGAAGGACAAGATCGACGCGATCATCGCGCGCACGCGTACGGGCGGCGGCGAGATCGTCAAGCTCATGGGCACGAGCGCCTACTACGCGCCTGCATCGGCGGCCGTCGCGATGGCCGAATCGTTTTTGCTCGACCAAAAGCGCGTCTTGGCCTGCGCCGCGTACCTCGAAGGCGAATACGGCTACAAGGATCTCTACATGGGCGTGCCCGTCGTCATTGGCGGCCGCGGCGTCGAGAAGATCCTCGAGATCAAGCTCTCGGACGACGAGAAAGCGATGCTTGCGAAGAGCGCGAAGAGCGTGCAGGGCATCACGGACGTCGTGAAGGCAACCCCGGCGGCGTGAGGCGCATCGAGCGCGCCATGCGTTCGAGTTGAGTTTGTTCGTCCTACCGAATTCGCTTTTCCCCGATCCCATCATTGCCATTCGCTGCGGACGTCCGTCCGATGAAACGCGATCTGCGTTGACGACGCGCGTGCTTGCAGGCAGATGCTGTAGCGGCCCATGAAGCTCACGAACCTCAAGGCGAGTCGTTACCGCAGTCTCAAAGACGTCGACATTTCGCTCGGCTCGATGAACGTGCTCATCGGCGCGAATGCGAGCGGCAAGAGCAACGTGCTCGATGCATTGCGGTTTTTGTCGGAAGGGGTTCGGGCGAAGGACTTTATAGAGAGTATTGAAAGCCGGGGCGGATGCAAAGACCTTGGATGGCGGGGAGAGGGCTTTCCCATTGAAATCACGCTCGAGACGACGTTTCTCGACGACATTGGCGCGCGATATTCATGGACTGTCACTCTTTATGGCGACGCGATGACCTTCAGCGTTGTCGAAGAAATGTTCAAGCTCAATGATGATAACTCGACGACAAAGATATTGGAATTTAGGCGAGGTAAAGTCTGGTGGACGTCGACGCAGGCCAGAAATGATCGGGTTACTTTGAAGTTGCACCTTACATCTTGTGCTCTCGCGATCGCTTGCACGGATGAGTCCTTCCCAGCGCGACATGTCGCCGAATTCGTAAGTCGCTGGGGATTTTTTGATCCTAGCCCTCCGCTTCTGCGCGGAGCGGCCCACATGACAGAGGGAGACAAATTGGACCCTTATGGAGCCAACCTTGCGGCACGTTTATATACAATAAAGAATGCTCACGCGGGCGAACAGACATTGGATCGAATTGTTACAGCAACGCGTCACGTACTTGGCGTCCCCGAAGCGATTACGCTCGCCATATCGCCTCTCGATGGAAAGGCTTATTTCTCGCAAAAGGAATACGGGGGGAACTTTGCGGTTCCTCAGGCGGGCATTTCCAGCGGCACCCTGCGCATGCTCGCCTTCATGACCGCCCTGTTTGGCGAATCGGATTCGAGCCTCGTCGGCATCGAGGAACCCGAGAATCATGTCCACCCCTCGGCATTGAAAGGTTTGGCCGAGTATCTGCGCGAGGCGAGCGAACGCGTGCAAATCATCGTCACCACGCATTCTCCTATTCTGCTCGACTGCTTGCCAAAACCGGAAGAAGTTTCCATCGTCCGGCGCACGCCCGAAGGAACGTCCATTACCGCAGAAAAAAATCCCGAAGGCGTACGCAAGGCGCTCGAAGAATCCGGCTTCAGCCTGGGTGAATTTCACGAGACCAAGGGATTCGGAGCCTGAGCGCGCCATGGGAAAACGCGTTGTCGTCATTGCCTCGGGCGAGACGGAAAGAATGGCGCTGCCCCATCTACTCCGGCACCTCGAGTCGGACAATGTTGGGATCCTGGGACCCATCCTTACGCCCCCGCGACAGCATGCTCTCACGCCGGATTCGGCTTGCAAGCTCGTCCAAGCAGCATGGTATTGGAATGATCCTCAGCCCGATAAATTCGTCATTCTCGTGGACGCCGATGGCAAGGACCCGCAAATGGTCGTCGCGACGTTTGCGCAGCGGCTCGAAGGCACCAAGTGCCAAGACATTCCGGTCCCCATCAAAGTGGTCGCCGCGAAATGGCACCTGGAGGCATGGTTTTGGGCTGATCCGCACGCATTACGGAGTTATGTGGGGCGGGATCTCGGCAACGTCGACATCAACGATCCCGACGCGATACCCAGCCCCAAACAATGTTTGAAAGACTTGCTCGATGTGCCCTACACGGCTCGTGTTGCCGGAGAAATCGCGCAGGGAATTTCGACCACTGAAGTCGGCAAACGCAGTCGCAGTTTTGCCCATTTCGAGCAAGCGATACGGAATGGCTCGGCGCCAACTTGAACCCCTCCCCCAAGCCCTCGCGTCTACCCCCACCCTACCCACACCCCCTCGCCCAAGCCCTCGCGTCTACCCCCACCCTAACAACACCCCCCTCGCCCGAGCCCTCGCGTTTGCCCCCACCCTAAACACACCCCCTCGCCCGATCCCTCGCGCTTACCCCCCACCCTAACAACACCCCCTCGCCCAGGGCCCTTCGCTCAACCCCAAAGCTAGCCCAGCAACATCGCGCTACCGTCCACGTTACCCCTTGACCAAAAACTAGACTTCGTGGAAAGCTGGGCACATGAGCAAACTCACGCTGGACGACCTGGACCTCGCCCTGGCCAATCTCTTCGGGCCGCGCAAAGACGCGCTCGAAGCGTCCGTGGTCGGGAAGTTGTATGGTCCGTGGATTGCCAAAAAACACGTGGCCATTTTGGCCGTGCCCGAGGTGCTGCGCGGCAAAGCTTTCGCCGAAGAGCTTGGCGTGACCGACGTCACGCACGACGGCTTTGGTGGCGCCATTCTAAGCTACTTGGACGCCGTGGAACAGGTTCCCGGGCTGTCGAATGATACGCGCGCGGCGGCGAAGCGGATTCGCGCTGCATTCGTTCCACAGCGCAGCGCACTCGTCGATTCCTATGCGGAAGAAGCAGCAGCCGCGAAAAAGAATCGAACCAAGGTCGCCGAGCTGGAAGGCGACTTGAAGCAATTCCCAACGCCCGAAGGCAAAACGCTCCTCGATTGGGTCACCGGATTCCTCGACGCGGGCGATAAGCTGGCCGAATTGCTGGATCAGCGGGCCAGCGCCCATACGACGATGCCGAAAGGCAGCGTGGGCAAGCTGCGCGGCGAGACGCTGGGGCTGCTCAATAAGTTCCGCGCGGCGCTGCGTGATGAAATCACCGAAAACGAAGCATTGCCGCGAGACTTGGAACAGCAAGTATTCGCGTTCATCGATGAATTGGAAGAACGACGAGGACCTGCGAAGGCGAAGACGAAAGAAAGCGGAGGCTGATTACGTCTCTCCGCATCTCCGAGCCGCTCCTGCAAAACGACATTCCTCCGCCTTTTATCGTTCCCCGTTTTCCCAAGTGTGGTAGGGTCGCCGCCCATGTCGCTCGTGGATGGCGCTCGAGGAGCAGTAGCGGCCGCGGTCAAAACCTTCGTCGATGAGCTCGAAGCC
The Polyangiaceae bacterium genome window above contains:
- a CDS encoding ATP-binding protein, whose protein sequence is MIANVAELLTVLRQYNPWWRGARVPDLPGWRRRAFKDVLDWMKSPPAPRALLLSGARQIGKTTLFLQVIQELVDQGVPANKILYATFDHPLLKLLGLEGLIRLWREFEPESGGVEYLFLDEIQSVRDWQVWLKHQVDFNKSRRIAVTGSATPLVTEGQESGVGRWSTLKLSTLSFFEYLQLKKVQTPDLPQVDTLARLFQWRPVEFATVSADAQPLVAHFHEYLLRGGFPQTALVDSISGAQKLLREDIVDKVLKRDMTALFGVRQILGLEQTFLYLCLHGGGLLDVQALCANLALKRPTVLGFIDLLEATHLIHKLAPFGYGKEVLRARYKIYLADPAIAPSVLLKGQSLLEDETALGLAAETAFFKHVCTRYYARSIGFSYWRGKRDREVDLIAEVEGRLIPFEVKYRSMQSTGAGELRGLRDFCEVRKIPRGYVITKDIQDFSVMPLGVSIQTTNGDIEAQALKIPALLACYWLGKSELDM
- the mdh gene encoding malate dehydrogenase, with the protein product MSTRKKIALIGAGNIGGELAALCARKELGDIVLFDIPAKTDFAKGKALDLEQNSSVIGYDANIKGTSDWADCKGADVVIVTAGIPRKPGQSRDDLVATNLPIIRSVAAGVKANCPDAFIIVISNPLDAMVYELKRATGLPRERVVGMAGVLDSARFQLFLAREANVSIKDVRAMVLGGHGDDMVPVLSATTINGVAVTEFLAKDKIDAIIARTRTGGGEIVKLMGTSAYYAPASAAVAMAESFLLDQKRVLACAAYLEGEYGYKDLYMGVPVVIGGRGVEKILEIKLSDDEKAMLAKSAKSVQGITDVVKATPAA
- a CDS encoding AAA family ATPase; translation: MKLTNLKASRYRSLKDVDISLGSMNVLIGANASGKSNVLDALRFLSEGVRAKDFIESIESRGGCKDLGWRGEGFPIEITLETTFLDDIGARYSWTVTLYGDAMTFSVVEEMFKLNDDNSTTKILEFRRGKVWWTSTQARNDRVTLKLHLTSCALAIACTDESFPARHVAEFVSRWGFFDPSPPLLRGAAHMTEGDKLDPYGANLAARLYTIKNAHAGEQTLDRIVTATRHVLGVPEAITLAISPLDGKAYFSQKEYGGNFAVPQAGISSGTLRMLAFMTALFGESDSSLVGIEEPENHVHPSALKGLAEYLREASERVQIIVTTHSPILLDCLPKPEEVSIVRRTPEGTSITAEKNPEGVRKALEESGFSLGEFHETKGFGA
- a CDS encoding DUF4276 family protein, yielding MGKRVVVIASGETERMALPHLLRHLESDNVGILGPILTPPRQHALTPDSACKLVQAAWYWNDPQPDKFVILVDADGKDPQMVVATFAQRLEGTKCQDIPVPIKVVAAKWHLEAWFWADPHALRSYVGRDLGNVDINDPDAIPSPKQCLKDLLDVPYTARVAGEIAQGISTTEVGKRSRSFAHFEQAIRNGSAPT
- a CDS encoding phosphoribosylaminoimidazolesuccinocarboxamide synthase, whose amino-acid sequence is MVDIEQVRAALRTTLNSTDLGALGTKYEGKVRDNYTTGDGRRYLVSTDRISAFDRVLGTLPLKGQVLNLLAAHWFEATKDIAPNHVISVPDPNVLEAKECTPLPVEMVVRAYVTGVTSTSIWTHYAKGERVFCGHRLPDGLRKNERLPSPILTPSTKAPKGGHDVSASRDEILAMGHIDARDFDRAAELAMALFAFGQTRCKERGLILVDTKYEFGKTKEGEVVVIDEIHTPDSSRFWFARTYDERFGKGEEPESFDKEYVRRWLAAAGFTGDGAIPTIPDDVRVEASRRYIEAFEAITGAAFVPNLEEPSARMKRNLGL